The sequence below is a genomic window from Gouania willdenowi chromosome 12, fGouWil2.1, whole genome shotgun sequence.
ataatacagAATTTTTTGAGCCCAAAGTGCATggaccatttgttgaaatgacatggaatgacccccAATACCTATCACATAGGAAACACGGCCATGGAGGTGACAAAAGTGCAGAGAGCTTAGCTTTTATTTATGGTATGTGctcctttttcattttcagatcCCAAAGAAGTTGGTAAAAGCGGGCCATGCGACTCGTATAGCACAATTCCAACATACAGCGCAGAGGAGGAGCGCCAGGATGGCAAGTTGTGGCGGACCGTCATCATTGGAGAGCAGGAACACCGCATCAACATGAGGATCATCGAGCCTTACATGAGAGTCATCTCCCACGGAGGTGAGACAGCGTTCTAAGTGGAATCTATTGCTCTGCTGATTATTACAGGCCTGATCATTACACTGCAGAGAAAGAAGTCTGTGGGCGACTGTTGCTGTTGCGACCTTGAGTTATTTTATCCATTCAGTCGTCGATTAACGCTTCACATCCAGTCTCAATGTCCAAGTTTTTCATAAATTCATGACTTTTTCTGATTGTGAACATGACACCcccccatttttattttcaaaaaatcacaatgaaatgcacCCTTGAGTGTTAGACGATACCAACATCAATCCGATCTGTTATCGGCATGAATTCTACATacttttactgtttattttgtcGTGTGGAGTGTTAGAAAAGGCTCAATCAGTCATCAACAGTAGTTATTAGAGAAActgaatgatttatttttaaccaatgAGTTACATACACATTAACCCTATAAATTTTCTacagtttaataaaataaataataggatGTTGCTATTCGTCCGGACCTGGACCTCAGACAATCCTGACTATTGTACCGGCACTCCCTGTGTGCATGCGTCTTCATGCTCAGTAAGTCGATTGCCGGTCACTGCCGGACCCGTGCCCTTCTAGCTATAGTTTCGTCAGTTTTTGCCCTaaagctaaccctaaccctaacccaggaaattctctgaaatgttttttttttttttttgtatatgtatttttaaaggtgaaagTGCTGGAACTATAGTCAGATTTGTCTGAGTTCCGGGTCGGGAATTATAGACActttgtaaaaataataatgcattagaagaccctgaaaaagaacgtcaataaatccaataaaaacagacaaaaaatattcttaaattGCTAAATAACCACTTTAACTTAAACATAGGGATTTTCTGCTATTgaataaaatagataaaaatgaaATTAGAAGGTCCTGAAAAATTACCtaaaatagaaacattaaaacaaattttacttttaaagtgcaaaataccAGTTAAAGTTGACTttagttaaatttaaatgttagtATTTAGTGCTGGAGCGATGTTGGGAATGGATTGCTTAAATCGTAGATTTAATATCCAGGCCAACACGATTCAatgatcttttctttttttttttgctcatatcAAACTGATtctctgatatcaatatcggatcggaacTCCAGCGGTTTTCTCTGGCTTATCTGATTAGATCCCACTTAAATGTGCCTGCCTTTGAACTCTGTGTGTACCTGAGTAAACTGTGCTCAAGTGCTTTATCTTTAGGTCTTATTTCTGATTATTTGCAGTATAagaatgcaaaaaagaaaaaaggcatTTCTTGTTTGACCAAAGCTGTTACCTAAATATATTCTGAGCAGAATATTGTAACATGTTTCTTGTCTGTCTTTGGGGTGAGTATTAAACCCTCAGTGATTCATTCACTCATTGTGTTACTAGTAGACTCGAGTTCTACAGAAATTGAGATGCATCTCAAAATCATCCGGCTTTGTCTAAGTGACTCCCTATCTGAAACTTAATAGGTGGGTGAAGGAAAGGAAATGACAATAGTTGAGAATGACAGAGACACAGATTGGAAGGAAAAAAATCTATCAAAATAGAGATCAATCAAGTTTTCATTAACAAAAGAGCAAAATCCTGCCAAAGCTTTCCTTTtcatattgaaatgttttttttaatgtatttaacaaGGCTACTACAGCAGTGGAGTGAATGCCATCATCGTCTTTGCTGCCTGTTTCCTGCCTGACAGTGACCGAGAAGACTATCACGAAATCATGGAGAACCTTTTTCTGTGAGTATGTCACtgtggttaataataataataataataataataataataatacattttctttgctTTGAGTGTGTTTagtcatttctgccacttctttaGGTTCAGTAATTCTACCACAGCTATAAAGTCACAATGAACTCCAAAGAAGGGTCATTACTAATACATATTTATcacattatttaatgtaattaggtttaaacaaacacaccacACAGGCTGCATTTACTGCAAAAACCTATTAAAGCAACTTTTGTGTTGAAGTTGCTTTTACTTCACTTGTTTTCCAAGtagcaatgatttttttttaaaaaagaaccctttataatttgttttccatcttttattttatcaattCAATCTATCTCTAAAAGAGTGTGCCCTGCAgacaaaaattagttttttgagaAATTGATTGAACTTTTAAATTTTAATGGTCTCTGTGAAAACATCAAGTTTCAAGCCCGAGGCTCCACCATGTAATTGCAGCTACTCTTACAAAGCacaacaaagattaaaaaaaaaaaacaactccccCCTCCTAAAAGCAAGGTAAACATTACTGTTGGTGGTGAAATTGAATTCCAACTACTTTAGACTATTGTGTGAGTCATGGAAGTCAATTGCCATGTCTCAAAGTGGCATTAAAGGTACTTACCAGCTGCTTCTTATAagaataaatatagaaaaaagggggaaaatggTTACATTTTGTACACATAACACAATTTACAATTGGATAAAATGTAGTTACAAATAGATCTGTACAATGGTTTATCAGATATGACGCACAATCCAACAACCACCAATCACATAAATTGTCAaaattgaatgtttttattttaagtaggccccgcgaccctgaaacaAGGAGCAAGcgagtcagaaaatggatgacatggattttaattgaaattgcagtaaacaaaagtaaacaaaacactGAGGGACGGCCTTTTAAGGGATCTTCAACCCAAATGACAGAAGCAGCTCAAATGAAAGACTATTTTATATAAGCCTTATTAGTACGAACGAGAGGCAATTCAGGAGCTGCATTTGCAATAAGGTTCaaggtttttattgtcattttacattGACATGCAAAATGCGTACTAAGGATAGGAATAAATAATCAAAGGAGAAGtagattaaacacatttacacaagTGGAATACAAAATGAGGTTGATTTGATGCACAAGCAGGATGATGATGAAATAAGAAGTTCAGTCAGtatcactttagtcaaatagctttatttagcatgcattttagatttggTGGAAAGGCTCAgttctgggacctctctgccCTTCCCCAGCAGCTGCGTGGAAAGCCCAAAGTGAAGGGAGCTCCCATTCGCttttccatgagctacatggagaggcataagcagagagagcggtctgcaggaccccctggaacagaagcacagatgttTAGATGGCAACGAAAGACAGTGTTTATTTAGACAGAAGAGAAGGAGCAGGGGTGGAGGTGGGTTGCGAGACGTTTACAGACGAAGTATGCGGAAGTAGGCATGTTGCCATGGTTTAAATGCAGTGCTGAGAccaactctaaccaatgggaaacatagaacatgatcagctggacGATTAACTGATTAGGGGATGAatgctgtcagttgttaacagctactgACAGATGAAGGGGCTGGACTAGTTTGACTTtcgtgcctgcctgaactaacgcgaTGCTCAGTTTTTCAGAAGTTtcttccttgttcagctggAAGCCATGTGTGCATCTGTAGAGAGATAACTGATAGTGGCATTCCAAATGCGGCACTGACCAAAGTCCCATTTCTCATTTCTTGATATATGTGCAACGCAATGTTCCTGGTCTTCATAAGAATAATGTCATAGGCCCAGTTGTATCTTTTGACCAGCCAGACCCTATTTGCCCGAtagaaaaagaagaggaaaaaaaagcaaatgtaCATTCCATATGCTTCAAATTCAAAATTAGAATTTCAACATTGAAgcacttttttaaagaaagcatATTCATCCTTTTTCATCATCTGTGGAATTTTGCTACAAAATGTAATGTCCCTCTGTGAGTAGctcagtgatgaaaatgaaGACCTACCTCTGACGTTCTCTCACACAGAGAGTGACTCGGCATATATAAGGCAGagataggcaacttttatcagagCAGGGTCACGAAAATGTCATTGTCAGATCCGAGGgctacattatcaacattcatgttaacatttagaataaagactaatctgagcattaatacaggaaagaacaaagttttgtctttgtagtctctttgtgtgggttttcttggtgtttttgagtctttagacattttgtgtgtttttgaaataattttgtctattttcttgtcaataagacttttttttcaagtgtgtttgtgttattgttagcattctattataattcattttgtatatgttgttgtttttggagtcatttagagATCTGTTCTCTCATGCTGTTTTTGGCTACGCGCtgttctccccctgtacttcaGTCAGTCACTGCGTGCCTTCACCCCAGTTacgggttagggttaaaaatacatttacaaaaaaaaatttacattttagggtatttcctgggttagcgttggggctaaaataaaagggttagctaaaaataaatatgagctaacaTAAAACCAATGGAAGTTTAAGTCATGTTGTGCACCTATTacatcacctaaactggccaatcatGAGGGGCTGCGTAAGAATAGACTGGCAGCCTATTCATACGTTTCTGTATCAGTAGCCACGGCCATTATCTGAAGCACATTATTATAGCTTTAAATTCAGCTCTCTGGTTGATGGTATGAAAACAATGAGAGGATTTCTTATGATTGACAGATGAAACAAAACCCACGTCAGACACCAGACAAATGATGTCTCTGTGGCTGTCGCGATGGTGTATTTAGACAATCAGTGGTGGGTGTCGGTTTTGATACGTCTGACAAAGCTCACAAAGCAGAAACAAAAGCAGTCAGATGTCAGACGTATTTAATGAGCTGAGGATTCCATTGTTCCAGTTTAGCCTCCGCTGTCCTGTAGAATGAGATGTGTAAATAAAGTGACAGAAAGACGTTCATATTTCACGGCTAGAAATGCTAAACACGTTTACAAATTCCACaataaatttacaattttgaaaacaaatttacaattttgaaagcaaatttacatttttgagcAGAACAGTTTTACAATTTAGAAAACAATATGAAAAGaattaacaaaacacatttacaattttgaaaacaagtAGTGAAATACACATTACAagctcaaaaaaaaatacaaatagcaaaacacttcTACAAGTAacacaacaaattaaaaatttgaaaacaaatttacatttttgagcaaaacaaatttacaattttgaaaacaaatacacatacgTATCAAAAAGACATACAAATGGATTTTACACTTTTACAAATTCCAcaataattttataattttgaaaacaaagacacatgTTAGCTAAAAAAATTTACAAGAGCAGAGCACTTTTACAAATaacacaacaaatttacaattttgaaaataaattaaaaaattttaaaacaaatttacaaatgccacaacaaatttacatttttgaaaaaatacacgTGATTATCTAAACGAaatacaaatagcaaaacacttttacaaattccacaacaattttatcattttgaaaacaaatttacaattttgaaaacaaatttacaaatgccacaacaaatttacgtttttgaaaaaagtacacataattatctaatcaaaaaacaaatagcaaaacacttttataaatgctacaacaaatttacaattttgaaaacaaatttacaattttgaaaacaaatttacaattttgaaaacaaatacacatagttagctaaaaaaatagaaatagcaaaacaaattcaacaactttcatttttttaaacaaatttacataattagcaaaacattttttgcaTCTCGGACCCTCCCTTTTCGTATGATTTCAcacaacaaattaacaaatgactgcaacacttttacaaaaggtCAAAAACAGATGAACAAATATGGAAAAACTTCTACACTTACAATGCGCCAAtgtaaatctgtttcaacaattgtaaaatagtttgtttttttagctaattatgtaaatgtgtatttgtgaaagtgttttgcacttcccagccaccgtactaaGTCAATGCAGTGAAGATAACACTGACTGCTGTGTTGAAGATACAGAGAAAAGCTGGCAAACCCCAAAAGTTCTGGATGAGAATGAAAGGAGGGAAAGTGGAGTGTGTGCAGTTTGTGATGCCAGATGGCTGGAGGTCTGAGATGGAGCAGCAGCGGCTGGTGGAGAACGGCACGTAGCTCACTGTCAGCGGGAGATGATCACTATAGTCACGGAACAGAAGGATCAGCAGTGTTTGGTGTGTAAGCCCTGGGAATggtgtttgatcagagggtgaGGAGTGGAGTTAGTGAAGGGATTGTAGAAACTCACTGGGGTTATTGTCAGCTTTATTTTAAAGCAGATGACACAGTTTCACGTTGATGGAAAAGATAGTGATATggctttgtgtttttgctttgaACCTGAGAATTGTGCTTGAGAAACGTGAACATTTCTGAGAATAACTGTTCAGAAGTAGGAAataaaatcagtattttttttccacgGTCAACTTTTACGTCAGGGGGAACTGGAAATATCTTATTTTGCTTCCTGGAGAGGTTTTTTTAAGAGGAAAGAGATTTTTTCCTATTTCCTCATGgtgctcttgttttgtcttatactaaaaaatattattgtcaactggtgggtcgggacccaaaagtgggtcatggacagctggtcgaaaataaataaatagttaatgtatctcatgttttattttgaaagaaacatttcttttgacaggcctgCTGTGAAATGCACGTTACACAgggaaatatatagattcaagttttgtgtgttttcaacagctatcttggttaaatttacatttgtggaaaaaaaatgcaatttttaatttttttttttacatttatacatttttaattccgTAATTTGGTTGAATTTCTTGGTCGAATGCAGGTATTCTGATGTTGCCATCAAatacattttgcttgtttttttaaatctcgtTTGTGTTGGTCTGTGATGGCATGAAATATAGACAAAGCTGTATTCAGTTTACTCAAAGACACCTTTTGATTTTATTACAGCAACAAATTAGCATCATTGTATAACCAAAGAAACAAATTCAAATGGGTTACTCTACGTGTTTATCATAGCTCTAATGCTGCTAAGTCAAATGAAAAGTGTATGTATTGAAATATCGATTGATTATCATAAATAGATGCGTTGATGTGTCTTTAGATACGTGATCAGCACCCTGGAGCTGATGGTGGCAGAGGACTACATGATAGTTTACCTGAATGGAGCCACGCCCCACAGAAGAATGCCAGGTCTCGGCTGGCTTAAGAAGTGCTACCAGATGATTGACAGAAGGTCAGATCTGCTCCCgttattatttttcaacattGCATGGTTCACTTTGCCAGCGTTCACTTGACTTGAATGCAGATTTGATGAGTCATGTTGTCTTTAGGCTCAGGAAGAACTTGAAATCCTTCATTATTCTCCATCCATCGTGGTTCATCAGGACAATTCTTGCCATTACGAAGCCTTTCATCAGGTAATCCAAGTAATTAATAGAGGTGCTTCATCAGCCCAATTTCCCCAATTTGAGTGTAGATTTGATTACAAGTAGCCCATATGATACATTTAGAATGATTTACAGACtgtttagaccagtggttctcaaccttttcagcccacgacccccaaaataaagatgccagtgaccggggacccccactgtacctgaaggtggttaaacacagtcatgaacattgaagaacagtcatgtagagacagggccatctatttggggttcatccataaagtcagtaaaatgatggtccattgttctatgaatctgttctaatgaaatttgaaaaactaGGAGCAATTAGTTGGTATGGCATGGTAGGTATGGTAAATCaataatgtggttaaattagcttattaagcatgaaatatggtgaaaagagattaaaagtgacgataatgggtcaaaatatgtgacattagatggttaaagtgatggaaatggtttataagtgcccaaattaattttaaagtggaaaaaacgtgtagaaaaggcattgaaatttgaaggcgaagtggcagaaatgggagtaatgtagcaaaaatgtattgaaaggagcaaaaatatggcaagaaaatgtgatcaaaataggttaaaatatggcaagtttggtgtagtcgcaggaaaaatggtaaaaaaaaaaaaaataagcaaaaaatgggctcaaattgatcaaaaaatattcttagtctcttaaaggcatctggcaacccttTCCCATGTGTCTTGTAACCCCTAATGAGgtcctgatcccaaggttgagaacccctggtttagacagTATTATACAATGACAGGAAGTTTATTTCTGCTGATTGAATGTCACATGTTACATGGgttttcaatataaataaaattacaaagaaCTTTAAAGGGGAACTGTATAGGAAACCCTCA
It includes:
- the prune2 gene encoding protein prune homolog 2 isoform X2, translating into MNPEGGESRPVPPTSLPLQGGSTQRKKLSAPRISLSLDQSEDDLGETPDDLDINVDDLDTPDEGDYLDYTDHEMDWDDPKEVGKSGPCDSYSTIPTYSAEEERQDGKLWRTVIIGEQEHRINMRIIEPYMRVISHGGYYSSGVNAIIVFAACFLPDSDREDYHEIMENLFLYVISTLELMVAEDYMIVYLNGATPHRRMPGLGWLKKCYQMIDRRLRKNLKSFIILHPSWFIRTILAITKPFISAKFSSKIKYVHTLDELQRLIPMDSVQIPECIIKLDKELMESAESSRMNSFLLGPEPAASNRAEPVETGASGP
- the prune2 gene encoding protein prune homolog 2 isoform X1 — protein: MNPEGGESRPVPPTSLPLQGGSTQRKKLSAPRISLSLDQSEDDLGETPDDLDINVDDLDTPDEGDYLDYTDHEMDWDDPKEVGKSGPCDSYSTIPTYSAEEERQDGKLWRTVIIGEQEHRINMRIIEPYMRVISHGGYYSSGVNAIIVFAACFLPDSDREDYHEIMENLFLYVISTLELMVAEDYMIVYLNGATPHRRMPGLGWLKKCYQMIDRRLRKNLKSFIILHPSWFIRTILAITKPFISAKFSSKIKYVHTLDELQRLIPMDSVQIPECIIKLDKELMESAESSRMNSFLLGPEPAASNRADRPVETGASGP